A window of Methanooceanicella nereidis genomic DNA:
GCGACGGATAAGTGTGCTATTGTATTGTCCGTCGTCTCGCCGCTCCTGTGTGACATAATGCATGAGTAGCCATATTTTCTGGCGAGCTGTATCGCGTTGAAGGTATCGGTGACCGTACCGATCTGGTTCGGCTTGATGAGTACCGCATTAGCGGCGAACATCTCGATACCTTTTGTGATCCTGTCAACGTTCGTCACGAAGAGGTCGTCTCCGCAGATTATGCATCTGTCGCCTACCTTCTCCGTCAGGCTCGCGAAGCCTTCGAAGTCGTTCTCATGTAATGGGTCCTCGACGTAGTATAGGTCATACTCGTCGATGAGGCCTGCGATGTATTCGATCTGTTCCTCTGTGGTGCGCTTACGGTCCTTATAGACATAATGGCTGCCGTTCCAGAGCTCGGTAGCGGCCACGTCAAGGCCGAACCTTATCTCGAATCCCATCTCGTCGGAAACTTCGTCTACAGCTTTGCTGACTATTTCGAACGCCTTTGCATCAGTTACCTGTGGCGCCCATCCGCCCTCATCGCCTTTGCCGCACACGACGCCCTCGTCCGTAAGGAGCTTCTTGACCCTCTTATGGACCAGTGTGTTCGCATATACAGCCTCGTCGATGAGAGACGCGCCTACGGGTGTGATAAGAAATTCCTGAATGTCGGTAGCGCCCTTCGCATGAGCTCCTCCGCCCAGTGCGTTTCCGAGCGGGTAAGGTATTCTCTGGTAAGGGCCGCTCAGGTACCTGTAAAGCGGTAAGTTATAAGCGTCCGCTGCCGCCCAGGCCACTGCCATCGATATTGCGACGGAAGTGTTTCCACCTATGTTGCTAAAATTATCCGTGCCGTCTATTTCATGGAGCAGGTAATCGATATCGGCCTGCATTGACGCGTCCTCGCCGACCAGTTGCTCTGCCACTTCGGTCTCGAGCTTTAATATTGCATCGTCCACCGGTATCACGACAGCCTCGTACGTGCCCGTTGATGCGCCCGCAGGTGCTGCTGCCCGGCCAAAGCCGCTATCAGTATATACTTCGACCTCTATGGTCGGGTTTCCTCTACTGTCAAAGATCTTTCTGGCGAGAATATCCTGAATTATTGTCATACAATATACCTCCCATAAAATATTGTGCACGTGATTATATAATATTAGGATGCTGTTACTTCCCGCCTCGCTGATTTATTGGTCTTTTTAACAGTAATTGGGATAACGTTACGCTCCAGCTCTATTAATGCCACCTCTATCGGCTCGACCGTGTTAATGTCTTTTACGAGGACAGGCGCTCCCATTGATATCTGTAATGCTCTGGCGCCTACTATACGGGCACGCTCATAGCGTGTATACTCTTCTTTTTGTAATTTACTTGCTGCCTTATTGCTCAAAGAGACACCTCTATAAAAAGTTCCTGATGTAAACTAATGTATGAAAATAGAGTTACTGATAATCCTTTTGTGAAGATTGATCTCATACGGGTTAAGTACGCCCTGGATTTTGCTCAAGGATCCCCTTGAGAGGTTCACACACCATGCATTTTTGCACGGGAATAAAGATTAGTGGTGGGATCGCTGAGATTTGAACTCAGGTTTCCGCGTCCCGAACGCGAAAGGATGGACCAGGCTACCCCACGATCCCATACTGATATCTTTATTACTGGTACGGTGCCAGTACGTCGACTAGCTCGACGTGCGATAACAGCATGCGTCTGCAGCAGTATCGCTCAAGGCCAAGGTCATCCATGATGTCCCCGACCCTTAATACTTCACCCTTGGGAAGGTTCTTTTTGCGCTCCTCAACGCGGGCCTTGTATTCTTCCCATACGTTTGAGACGACCTTTCCGCAGGTGAAACATCTTACAGGTATCATAGTTATTCTACCTTTTAAATTATATCATGGAGGTATTTTAATGTACCTCCGCGATCAATTTAACGGTACGACTTCTGGATCTTTGCTCTTGCTCCGGGTCCGCCGTATTTCTTCGACTCTTTCTGCCTGACGTCGTTGACCAGAAGGTTTCTGTCATGTGTCAGGAAAGCGTCACGAAGTGCTACGTCGTTCGTCCAGTTGACAATGCCCCTTGAGATGGCGCATCTTGCGGCCTCTGCCTGGCCCATTATGCCTCCGCCGCGGACATCTACGTCAATGTCGAAGCTGTTTGCTATCTCGGGCCCTGCTATTAATAAGGGCTCGGATATCTTTAATCTCAGAAGCTCATTCTCCATGTTCTTCAAGAGCTGCTTGTTGATCCTTATCACGCCGGTACCCTTCTTTACAACGGCCCTTGCGATGGCGGTCTTTCTCTTTCCGCTGGTGGTCAATACTTTTACCATAATCTCACCTTCAGAACTTTGCTCCTAGCTGCTTTGAGAGTTCGCCCAGCTCCATGTACCTGAATGAGCTGAGGCGGTCTACACTTGCCTTCTCCAGTGTTATGGAGGGCTGGCCGTTGAATTCAATAGGCGTTCCGATGAAGATCTTAAGCCTTGCCATTGCGTCCCTTCCGCGCTGTCTCTTGTACGGGAGCATGCCCCTGACAGTCCTCTTAAGGATGGCGTCCGGCCTCTTCGGGAAGTACGGGCCCTTTTCTTTGGTACCGCGCTCGTATGCCTGCTTGTATTCCTCGAAAGTGCTCTTCTTAGAACCGGATAATACTGCCTTTTCGGCATTGATGATAGTGACTTCATCGCCCTCTAAAAGCTTTTTCGCGACGATGCTTGCGAGCCTGCCGACAATAAGTCCCTGTGCGTTGATTAATACCATCTTAGGTCCTCCTTATTTTAAGATACGGACTCCCTTGCCCGTCGGATTTGCCTGCATAAGCTGCTCGATTGACATGCACTTGCCGTTAGCACCGGTGATCAGTACCTCTGCAGTTAAACTGAAGTTAAGTGCCGCAACGTTCACCGGGTGGTCGATGCTTCCTGCGCCCAGTACCTTACCCGGGACTATAATGAACTCGTTATCGTTGCTGAACCTGTTTATCTTGCTGAGGTTGACCTCTGCGAAATTCCTGTTCGGCTTCTCCAGCCTCTCGGCGATGTCTCTCCAGAAACCAACGTTCTGTTCCCTGGATTTTGCTTTGAGGTCGTTGATAAGCTTTAACAACCTTGGGTTAGTCTTTTTAACTCTCTTCATGATGTTATCCTCCGTAAGGCCACATTCGGCCTGACTCACATGCCATAGCGCAAAGCCCTCGTGAAAGGGGAAATGCGGCACGTTCGGACATTTTTCATATCCCTGCGCCGGATAGCACCTGGCTATCCTACGGTTTGATTGCTGACTATGTAATAGTGCGAATCTCTTAATGCCATTTTCCTATATGAAACTTTCGATGCGAACGTTTCTAAATATTAAAGAGACTGCCCGCTCTTTATGGCAGAGCCAGTTGCATATCAAGCTACATATTAAAAAATTTTTCTGATAGTTCAAAGGATTTTTCTTCATCATATGACAATTAAGAAGGATAAAAGCCGTTGATGATATTGATAATACTGGTCTGCGCCTTTTCGGATTCCCGGGGATCGGTTATCCATATGTGTACTTCATAGCTGACATTATCCTTATTTATGTTAGTCTTATAGATGTTGATGCCGAGTTCAGGTTTTAAGCCGGGTATCTCCCCTGCCCGCTCCATCAATTCTCCCTCCAGTCCGGATATGTCCGCTCCTCTTGGCATCATAAATGGTATTTTTATGAGATATGACCTGTTACGGGTATAGTTTATTATGGGCGAGTTCAGGAAACTGGCGTTGGGCACCACGATGTTAAGGCCGTTCAGGCCTTTGATGGTGGTGGTCCTTATGCTGATGTTCTGGACTTCCCCGATATTGTCGCCGACCTTTATTAAGTCACCTATGACAAACGACCGTTCAAGGAATACGATAGTTCCGCCCAGAAGGTTAGATATCAGGGTCTGTGAGCCTAAGGCGACTACAAGGCTGATAAGCCCGAGGCTGAGTATCAATGAATCCAGTCGTATGCCAAATATGCCCAGGACAGTTACCACGACAAGTGCTGCGATCAGGTAAGACACGAGCCGTTTTATCGACTTGAGCATCTCCGCAGGCATTTTTTTATCGCGGCTATACCGGTCCAGGATACCGATGAACACGCCGTTCAGCAAATATGCGATAATTATGATCCCGATTGAGATAGCGATCTTGTCCGCGTTGGCTATCAACAGGTTCGCGAGCTCAAGATAGGATGTCAATCTGGTGACGCCGGGCGTGGAGGTCTGATACATACACAATGATATGTGCAGGCATTAAAAAATAATTACGGAGAATAACCGAAGAAATATTGTGTCGCGGGCGTGTAGGAGCTTGTGCCGTCCATCACTGCACCGGTATAGCCCAGTCCCAGCCCCAGCGGGAAAGTATAGGCGCTGCCGAAATCGATCCGTTCTGTCTCTTTTGCTACCATGAGGTCTATGCTTTCGGCGTATTTAACATAGGATTTATCGGATGTTATTGTCGGGAACGATAGGCCTGCGGAGCCCACCCCGAATCCGGGGAACCCTATGAACGTATTATCGGTTGCCGCTTCATATGCGAGATCTTTTGAGAACATAGTGGTCGAGGCGTCGCGGAATGCGCCGGAGCTTCCGAAATTTACTCCGGGATAACCGTAGGTAGACATCCCGAGCGTGATGCCGTTCCAGTTCGGGCCGAAATAGCCCCCTGTGCTTCCCTGAACGCCATAGTTAGGGGATACTTCGCTCGCGACCACGCCGTACCTTGTCGTAAGATCTCCGGGAAGGTTCACCCCGAGGTTATTATAGGTCACGCCCTGGCCGGGCACTCCGGCACCGTTCGTGCCGCCGAGCCCTATGGACATAGGAAAACCGTATATGTTCGCTCCGCCGTACTGCAGGCCATCGTCGGCGAAAGCAAAGCTCGTCGATATGACAGATAATAGCGTTAAAGCGATAATAATGCCAGGGGTTCTATAATGTACCATGCAACACCCTTCCAACCTTAAATACAATTAGTCCCGGCTAAATAAATATATTATTAACTAATTTAACGATTCAATAGCCCAAATATAAAAAATTAAACTGCAATTAGCATATATTATAACAAATAGAGCTATATTTATCGGTATTTAATATAACTATTGGATAGATAGCATATGGCCAGCGATATTTTAAAAATAAGTTAACGAATTGAGGGCAATGCCCCAATTCGTTCAAGCCGATTTTTCCCAACCTATGTTCCTGATTATGGAGGTTATCTACTTGATAGGATATGGGTGTTTATTGCTGTACCTGCTGCGGTGCCATTTCCATCGGCATCTGCTGCTGGATCTGCGGCATCTGCTGCTGGATCTGCGGCATCTGCTGCTGCATCATCGGCATCTGCTGCTGCATCATCGGGAATTGCTGGCCAATGCCAGCGCCGAGACCATATCCACCAATGCCGGTTGTGCCGAGACCATATCCGCCAATGCCACAGGTTCCAAGGCCGCATCCGCCGATACCGGCTCCGAGACCATATCCGCCAAGACCTGCTCCGAGACCATATCCGCCAAGACCTGCTCCGATCGGGCCGCATGGGGCAGCTGCTGCAGGAGCACCTTCAGGTATACATGCCGAGCTTACTGGCATCGTGTATACCTGGGGTATCTTAGACACGACAGGTACGGTAGTCGTGACCGGTACTGTGACAGGCACGGTGGTAGAAGTACATGCAGGCCTGACTACTGGCACGGGTATTGTCTGCGGGACTATGACCGCCCTGGGGACGGTGACAGGGCAAACATCTCCGACCGGTACAGTGACCGGGACCTGGACTGCACTTGTCGCTGGTACTGTTACAGGTACCTGGCTCGTAACAGGTATATTACAATAGACCTGGGCTACACAATCCTGTGGCGGGCCATATGCAACAGGTGCTGCACATAAACCGCATCCGCCTGGGATTCCACATCCACATTGTGCTAAAGCGGGTGATGTAACTAACAGAGTAGCCATTATCAGCATAATAGCTACAGTTACTTTTCTTGCCATCTTCATAACTACACCTCTGAACTGCACTTTTATGTCCTACTACACAAAATAAATATATTATTATATAAAAATACGAAATATAACCGTTTTAGGTCGCTTTATCGCATTCTAAGTATAAACCAATGATAATAATTAAAAAGAGAGTTAATGCAGGGCAATACCTAACATTAGAACAATAAATACGCTTAATTTGATAAAATACCATCTATTTTAAATGCGATAGCCCTTATTTGAATAATCAGGCTTGTATTTGAAAAATAGATGCATATTTTTATACGGTTTTCTTATCAACAGGATGAACTAAACAACACCCGTAAATAGACAAAAAGCTTACTGGCCTTTAAAAAAATGGAGGGGGCGTACCTTCCTGCTTTTTTAAGCCAGTACAGGGAAAGCGAACGGGAGCATTACCTGTGTCTGTTCGATATGTCTGTTGTTCTGGACGAACTGGCCAAGATGAGTGGTCTGGAGATCTCCCTGAGCTATCGGCAGACCAAACGCGGATCCGTCGAACCCGGTCCCGACAGCCTGATCTACAGTCACGCCCAGGTTATACCCGAGGTCTCCGACCGTGACTGAGCCCAGTCCACCATAACCATATGGATATCCTGCCATACTGCCCACATCAACGTCAACGCCCCAGTCTACCCCGATGTTTAGACCGGTAAGACTATATCCCGTGTTTAAAGCGTTTATGTTATTTCCAAAATTAAAGTTTAAGGTGTCCCCAAGATGTTTATTTACGCTCACCCCCGCACCCACGAAAGCTCCTGCCGGCATTGCCAGCGAAAGCCCGAGGAACAAGGTGGCGAGCACGATCAATACTCTCGCCTTATCCATTTTCTACCCTCCTCAATAGCACGTATATCTTTTACCATTGATTTTAAATATATTAGTAATACAATAAGCGAATTAACCATATATTTTAGAATTAAATGGAATAAAAGCTTAAAAAATAGAATTATCAGAATATAGGGCTGATCATGACTTATCAAGGAATAAAAACAAGGCATAAATAGCCCGTATTGATCGCCTCATAAGAAGTTCTTGAAAACAATAAAGAAAAGATAGTAGGTGGGTGTCACCTACTAACAAATATTTTATTTCGCTTCTCATATTACTGTGCATGATATGGTGTGGGTATTAAGCGGTAAGGTGATTACCACCACATGCCGCCCCAGCCACCCCATGCAGGCCAGCCCCAGCCAAAGCCGCGACCGAAGCCCCAGCCGCCCCAGCCAGGCCAGCCCCAGCCGCCCCAGCCAAAGCCGCGACCCCAGCCGCCCCAGCCAAAGCCGCGACCGAAGCCCCAGCCACCCCACCATGCGGTGACTGTTGGAAGTGCAATAGCTACAAGGGCTAACACAGCTAATACGAGAAGAACGAATAATGCAATTCTTGTCCAGTGTTTCACTTCGTTCCCCCCTACAATATAAAACATTCCGATTAATGATAAAAATATTATTATAATTAATTCACGAAAAAAGGTCCCATATTTAATTATAGTATCAAAAAGCCTTTAACAATACTATATTATCAAATTTAATCCAAAATCAGTCTTAAAATACCCAATCTATCGATATTATCAGTGTTTTTACAATAAATACCTGTTTTTGGAATGCTTTTTTATAAAGTGTAACTCCACTAATAAGAATTAGCCGGGGTATAATCGTTTGATCTAAATAAAAATTACAGAGCATTATAAAATTGTATCATGAGTATTACGAGAGCAGAATATAAAGGTAATAATCATATGCCGGGATCGATCCAGAGACTGAACAGAATATATGAAAAAGATCCTGGATTAAACGATCATATACGCAAGATACACAAATATCGAGTCAAACTGTTGAGAATAAAATAAAAAAACAAATGAAATAATGGGGAATGAAATTCCCCAGTCTTTCTCGTCAGCGATACAGGTCTAGACTTTTGTTACGCCTAACAGATGGACGGAGGCGTGAATGCTACGCGTCCACAGCCGATGGTGAACGGGAAGCCGAAGCCATGCGAACCGAAGTACAACGGAGCAGATTTCGTGCAACCTCCAAGACCGAACGCCCACGGCGAAAGAGCCCAGCCAAAGCCGCCAACAGAACCCGTACCAAGAATGAACGGAGCCGCCGCGCAGATCGCAGGCGTGAATGCTACGCGTCCACAGCCGATGGTGAACGGGAAGCCGAAGCCATGCGAACCGAAGTACAACGGAGCAGATTTCGTGCAACCTCCAAGACCGAACGCCCACGGCGAAAGAGCCCAGCCAAAGCCGCCAACAGAACCCGTACCAAGAATGAACGGAGCCGCTAGATAGCTTAATCCTGCACCGCAGCCTCCCAGGAAGCACGGGCTGAAGAATCCTCCGCACCCTGTGCCGAAACACGGGCTGAACTTATTCCAGCAAAGTCCGAACGGTGACAGGCCTCCCCCAAGAGCATAGTTGAACGGGAAGCAGCCTACGCCAAATGGTGCGAATCCCCAGTTGAATGGGAAGTAGGCTCCGCCAAATGGTCCGAATCCTGCCGCTGCAGTAGTTGCCGCGATCGGTGCTGCGATAGGCGCAGCTGCAGGCGCGGCTATAGGCGCTGCTGCTGTCGAGACAGCAGAAGTGGCTGCCACTGCTTGCGTCTGAGCCACATTTGAACTGGATATTCCTGTTGTTTGAGCGGATGCTGGTATGTTAAAGGCAATAAGTAATACGACCAGCATCGTAAGTACTGCCGATTTCTTTAAGGTACTCATACAATCCCCCCTACTTGACAATCTAAAAATAGAGGAAACGATAATAAATATATTATTATTTATTATAACGAAATCGTACCGGTTCCGATTCTATTATCACAGCAATCGGATAAAAAAATACAGATATTATTTGCTGAATGGGTCATTGTAGTTGCTAATTATCCAATTATGACCGAGAGCCCGTAATATATGATGTCTTATTACACTTTTATGATGCCAGACGTACCTTATGATAGGTCCGGAAAAAATAAAAGTGTGGGAGGATGAACCCGCAGGGTCCTGTATCCCTCCGCCCGCATCATATATGCTTTACTTTGTTTAGATGAATCCCATAGATGGTATGGGCGAGCATCCGATGCTTAAGTA
This region includes:
- a CDS encoding DNA-directed RNA polymerase subunit N, producing the protein MIPVRCFTCGKVVSNVWEEYKARVEERKKNLPKGEVLRVGDIMDDLGLERYCCRRMLLSHVELVDVLAPYQ
- a CDS encoding 50S ribosomal protein L18e; protein product: MKRVKKTNPRLLKLINDLKAKSREQNVGFWRDIAERLEKPNRNFAEVNLSKINRFSNDNEFIIVPGKVLGAGSIDHPVNVAALNFSLTAEVLITGANGKCMSIEQLMQANPTGKGVRILK
- a CDS encoding 30S ribosomal protein S9 — its product is MVKVLTTSGKRKTAIARAVVKKGTGVIRINKQLLKNMENELLRLKISEPLLIAGPEIANSFDIDVDVRGGGIMGQAEAARCAISRGIVNWTNDVALRDAFLTHDRNLLVNDVRQKESKKYGGPGARAKIQKSYR
- a CDS encoding mechanosensitive ion channel family protein, producing the protein MYQTSTPGVTRLTSYLELANLLIANADKIAISIGIIIIAYLLNGVFIGILDRYSRDKKMPAEMLKSIKRLVSYLIAALVVVTVLGIFGIRLDSLILSLGLISLVVALGSQTLISNLLGGTIVFLERSFVIGDLIKVGDNIGEVQNISIRTTTIKGLNGLNIVVPNASFLNSPIINYTRNRSYLIKIPFMMPRGADISGLEGELMERAGEIPGLKPELGINIYKTNINKDNVSYEVHIWITDPRESEKAQTSIINIINGFYPS
- a CDS encoding 50S ribosomal protein L13; the encoded protein is MVLINAQGLIVGRLASIVAKKLLEGDEVTIINAEKAVLSGSKKSTFEEYKQAYERGTKEKGPYFPKRPDAILKRTVRGMLPYKRQRGRDAMARLKIFIGTPIEFNGQPSITLEKASVDRLSSFRYMELGELSKQLGAKF
- the eno gene encoding phosphopyruvate hydratase, which encodes MTIIQDILARKIFDSRGNPTIEVEVYTDSGFGRAAAPAGASTGTYEAVVIPVDDAILKLETEVAEQLVGEDASMQADIDYLLHEIDGTDNFSNIGGNTSVAISMAVAWAAADAYNLPLYRYLSGPYQRIPYPLGNALGGGAHAKGATDIQEFLITPVGASLIDEAVYANTLVHKRVKKLLTDEGVVCGKGDEGGWAPQVTDAKAFEIVSKAVDEVSDEMGFEIRFGLDVAATELWNGSHYVYKDRKRTTEEQIEYIAGLIDEYDLYYVEDPLHENDFEGFASLTEKVGDRCIICGDDLFVTNVDRITKGIEMFAANAVLIKPNQIGTVTDTFNAIQLARKYGYSCIMSHRSGETTDNTIAHLSVAFGCELIKTGIVGGERIAKLNELIRIGEEIGSDRMTES
- a CDS encoding DNA-directed RNA polymerase subunit K translates to MSNKAASKLQKEEYTRYERARIVGARALQISMGAPVLVKDINTVEPIEVALIELERNVIPITVKKTNKSARREVTAS